The Pseudomonas baetica genome includes a region encoding these proteins:
- a CDS encoding LysE family translocator: MTLSLDLLLGFALFALVTSITPGPNNTMLLASGVNFGFNRTIPHMLGITCGFFVLVVAVGFGLGAVFQTYPVLYTILRYVGAAYLLYLAWKIAHSGPVGENVQGEAKPISYLGAAAFQWVNPKAWIMAIGAISTYTPMQGYFTNVVVIAAVFAIINLPSVGVWAACGTLLRNVLKEPRWLRVFNWGMAALLVISLYPLLLESFS; the protein is encoded by the coding sequence ATGACGCTTTCGCTTGACCTGCTGCTGGGTTTTGCCCTGTTTGCCCTTGTTACCTCGATTACGCCGGGGCCGAACAACACCATGTTGTTGGCATCGGGCGTGAACTTCGGCTTCAACCGCACCATCCCGCACATGCTCGGCATCACCTGCGGCTTCTTCGTATTGGTGGTGGCGGTGGGTTTTGGTCTGGGCGCGGTGTTTCAGACCTATCCGGTTCTTTATACGATTCTGCGTTACGTCGGCGCGGCTTATCTGTTGTATCTGGCGTGGAAAATCGCGCACTCCGGACCGGTCGGCGAAAACGTCCAGGGTGAGGCCAAGCCGATCAGCTACCTCGGTGCTGCGGCGTTCCAGTGGGTCAATCCCAAGGCCTGGATCATGGCCATCGGAGCCATCAGTACGTACACGCCGATGCAGGGTTACTTCACCAACGTCGTGGTCATCGCCGCCGTGTTCGCTATCATCAATCTGCCCAGCGTCGGTGTCTGGGCGGCGTGCGGCACCCTGCTGCGCAACGTGTTAAAGGAGCCGCGCTGGTTGCGTGTATTCAATTGGGGCATGGCTGCATTGCTGGTGATTTCGTTGTATCCGTTACTTCTCGAAAGCTTTAGCTGA
- a CDS encoding aminotransferase class V-fold PLP-dependent enzyme, translating into MNTRPLYFDYAATTPVDERVIQVMIECLGFHGNFGNPASSSHAFGQQARQTVEQARRQVAELVGADAQQIVWTSGATESNNLALKGVAQARGVSGGHIITSQIEHKAILDTARQLQDAGIAVTYLVPDAEGLITPQAVSEAMRDDTFLVSLMLVNNELGTVNDIPAIGEIVRGREALFHVDAAQGAGKVAIDLAQWPVDLMSFSAHKLYGPKGIGALYVGPRAQQRVQAQIHGGGHESGLRSGTLATHQIAAMGAAFALAAVAFDEEKKTIVALRERLLEQLLSLPGVRLNGSATQRIPHTLSLTFSEGEFNGAALSHSIAFSATSACNSASNAPSHVLMALGHDARLAGRTIRLSLGRFTRAEDVDKAAELIKTACASAPAFWATGL; encoded by the coding sequence ATGAACACACGTCCGTTGTATTTTGATTACGCCGCCACCACCCCGGTGGACGAGCGGGTCATCCAGGTGATGATCGAGTGTCTGGGGTTTCACGGTAACTTCGGCAACCCGGCTTCCAGTTCCCACGCCTTCGGCCAGCAGGCCCGGCAAACGGTCGAGCAGGCCCGCCGACAAGTCGCCGAACTGGTCGGCGCTGATGCGCAACAGATCGTCTGGACCTCCGGCGCGACCGAATCCAATAACCTCGCCCTCAAAGGTGTGGCTCAGGCCCGTGGTGTTTCCGGCGGCCACATCATTACCAGCCAGATCGAACACAAAGCCATCCTCGATACTGCCCGCCAGTTACAAGACGCCGGCATTGCCGTCACCTATCTGGTGCCGGACGCCGAGGGCTTGATTACCCCGCAAGCGGTCAGTGAAGCCATGCGTGACGACACTTTTCTGGTGTCGCTGATGCTGGTCAACAATGAACTCGGCACCGTCAACGACATCCCGGCTATCGGTGAAATCGTTCGCGGGCGTGAGGCGCTGTTTCATGTCGATGCGGCGCAGGGCGCCGGTAAGGTAGCAATCGACCTGGCGCAGTGGCCGGTGGATCTGATGTCGTTCTCGGCGCACAAGCTCTACGGACCTAAAGGTATCGGCGCGTTGTACGTCGGCCCGCGAGCGCAGCAACGCGTGCAAGCGCAGATTCACGGCGGCGGACACGAGAGCGGTCTGCGCTCAGGCACTTTGGCGACCCACCAGATCGCCGCGATGGGCGCTGCATTTGCGTTGGCCGCTGTCGCGTTCGATGAGGAGAAAAAAACCATCGTCGCATTGCGCGAGCGCTTGCTCGAACAACTGTTGAGCCTGCCAGGCGTGCGCCTCAACGGCAGTGCCACGCAACGCATTCCGCACACCTTGAGCCTGACCTTCAGCGAAGGCGAATTCAACGGCGCGGCGCTGAGCCATTCGATCGCATTTTCCGCGACCTCGGCCTGCAACTCCGCGAGCAACGCGCCATCCCACGTGCTTATGGCGCTGGGACATGATGCGCGTCTGGCCGGGCGTACTATCCGCTTGAGCCTCGGCCGCTTCACCCGCGCCGAAGATGTCGACAAGGCCGCAGAACTGATCAAGACCGCCTGCGCCAGTGCCCCGGCATTCTGGGCGACAGGGCTTTAA
- a CDS encoding aminopeptidase P family protein encodes MSTQTLTEGSVPQRLAHTRELMRREGIHALLVPSADPHLSEYLPGYWQGRQWLSGFHGSVGTLIVTQDFAGVWADSRYWEQATKELNGSGIELVKLQPGQPSPLDWLAEQTPEGGVVAVDGAVMAVASARTLGSKLQARGARLRTDIDLLKEVWSDRPTLPNAPIYQHLPPQATVSRGEKLAKLRETLQERGADWHFIATLDDIAWLFNLRGGDVSFNPVFVSFALINQQQATLFVALSKVDAQLRAVLAQDGVTLRDYNEVADALRAVPSGASLLVDPARVTSGLLDNLDNGVKLVEGLNPTTLAKSQKSEADAAHIRKAMEQDGAALCEFFAWLESAWGRERITELTIDEKLTAARERRPDYVSLSFNTIAAFNANGAMPHYHATEEEHAVIEGDGLLLIDSGGQYLGGTTDITRMVPVGTPTEEQKRDCTRVLKGVIALSRAQFPKGILSPLLDAIARAPIWAQSVDYGHGTGHGVGYFLNVHEGPQVIAYQAAPAPQTAMQPGMITSIEPGTYRPGRWGVRIENLAMNQVAGSSEFGEFLKFETLTLCPIDTRCLVPSLLTQEEKQWFNAYHAEVRERLNPLLDGAALDWLNTRTAAI; translated from the coding sequence ATGAGTACCCAGACCTTGACCGAAGGATCGGTTCCCCAGCGCTTGGCGCACACCCGTGAACTGATGCGCCGCGAAGGCATTCATGCCCTGCTGGTGCCATCCGCCGACCCGCATTTGTCGGAATACCTGCCGGGTTACTGGCAGGGCCGCCAGTGGCTGTCGGGTTTCCACGGTTCGGTCGGGACTCTGATTGTCACCCAGGATTTCGCCGGCGTCTGGGCCGACAGCCGTTACTGGGAACAAGCAACCAAGGAACTCAATGGCAGCGGCATCGAACTGGTCAAGCTGCAACCGGGTCAACCGAGCCCGCTGGACTGGTTGGCTGAGCAAACACCCGAAGGTGGCGTGGTGGCGGTCGACGGCGCAGTGATGGCCGTGGCTTCGGCGCGGACCCTGGGCAGCAAGCTCCAAGCGCGTGGCGCACGTCTGCGCACCGATATCGATCTGCTCAAGGAAGTCTGGAGTGACCGTCCGACTTTGCCGAACGCGCCGATCTATCAGCATCTGCCGCCACAAGCGACCGTCAGCCGTGGCGAGAAGCTCGCCAAACTGCGTGAAACCTTGCAGGAACGCGGCGCCGATTGGCACTTCATCGCCACGCTCGACGACATCGCGTGGCTGTTCAACCTGCGCGGCGGCGACGTGTCGTTCAACCCGGTGTTTGTCTCCTTCGCCCTGATCAATCAACAGCAAGCCACGTTGTTTGTCGCGCTGAGCAAGGTGGATGCGCAATTGCGCGCCGTGCTGGCACAGGATGGCGTGACGCTGCGTGATTACAACGAAGTGGCTGATGCCCTGCGTGCCGTGCCGAGCGGCGCGAGTCTGCTGGTAGATCCAGCCCGCGTCACCAGCGGTCTGCTGGATAACCTCGACAACGGCGTGAAGCTGGTCGAGGGCTTGAATCCGACGACGCTGGCCAAGTCGCAAAAAAGTGAAGCCGACGCCGCGCACATCCGTAAAGCGATGGAGCAGGACGGCGCGGCGTTGTGCGAATTCTTCGCCTGGCTGGAATCGGCCTGGGGCCGCGAGCGCATAACCGAGCTGACCATCGATGAAAAACTCACCGCGGCTCGTGAGCGTCGTCCGGATTATGTCTCGCTGAGTTTCAACACCATCGCTGCGTTCAACGCCAATGGCGCGATGCCGCACTATCACGCCACCGAAGAAGAGCATGCGGTGATCGAGGGCGACGGCTTGTTGCTGATCGATTCCGGTGGTCAGTACCTGGGCGGTACGACCGACATCACGCGGATGGTGCCGGTCGGTACGCCGACGGAAGAACAGAAGCGTGACTGCACGCGCGTGTTGAAAGGCGTGATTGCGCTGTCACGGGCACAGTTCCCGAAAGGCATTCTGTCGCCGCTGCTGGATGCCATCGCGCGCGCGCCGATCTGGGCGCAAAGCGTGGATTACGGGCATGGTACGGGGCATGGCGTTGGCTACTTCCTCAACGTACATGAAGGGCCGCAGGTGATTGCCTATCAGGCTGCGCCGGCGCCGCAAACCGCGATGCAGCCGGGGATGATTACATCCATCGAGCCGGGCACTTATCGTCCGGGGCGTTGGGGCGTGCGCATCGAGAACCTGGCGATGAACCAAGTGGCGGGGAGTAGCGAATTCGGCGAATTCCTCAAGTTTGAAACGCTGACGCTGTGCCCGATCGACACGCGTTGCCTGGTGCCATCGTTGCTGACTCAGGAAGAGAAGCAGTGGTTCAACGCTTACCACGCCGAAGTGCGTGAACGCTTGAACCCGCTGCTGGACGGTGCGGCGCTGGATTGGTTGAACACGCGCACTGCGGCCATTTGA
- a CDS encoding 2-hydroxychromene-2-carboxylate isomerase, which translates to MTKTVEFYFDLGSPTTYLAYTQLPKICADTHSELIYIPMLLGGVFKATGNASPAMIPAKGRYMFQDLDRYAKRYGVPLRSNPHFPINTLLLMRAVTGIQLRQPERFQAFIDCLFTALWVEGRSLGEPATVAAVLIEHGFDPDEVLALTNDETVKSALKENTETAIKRGVFGAPTMFIGNQMFFGQDRLDFVEEALRPA; encoded by the coding sequence ATGACGAAAACCGTAGAGTTCTATTTCGACCTCGGCAGCCCTACCACTTATCTGGCCTACACCCAACTGCCGAAGATCTGCGCCGATACTCACAGCGAGCTGATCTACATCCCTATGTTACTCGGAGGCGTATTCAAGGCCACCGGCAACGCTTCCCCAGCAATGATCCCGGCGAAGGGCCGTTATATGTTTCAGGATCTGGATCGCTACGCCAAACGTTATGGCGTACCCCTCAGGTCCAACCCGCACTTTCCGATCAACACGTTGCTGTTGATGCGTGCCGTTACAGGCATACAACTGCGCCAGCCAGAACGCTTTCAAGCGTTTATCGATTGTTTATTCACTGCGTTGTGGGTAGAAGGTCGAAGCCTCGGCGAACCGGCAACCGTCGCCGCTGTGTTGATCGAGCACGGGTTTGATCCCGATGAAGTCCTGGCGCTGACCAATGATGAAACGGTCAAGTCTGCACTGAAGGAGAACACCGAGACAGCCATTAAACGCGGCGTTTTCGGTGCCCCGACTATGTTTATCGGCAATCAGATGTTCTTCGGCCAGGACCGTCTCGACTTCGTCGAAGAAGCTTTACGCCCTGCCTAG
- a CDS encoding SDR family oxidoreductase, with product MNNKKVVLVVGAGDATGGAIAKRFAKEGFVACVTRRSADKLQPLVEAIEADGGEAHGFACDARKEEDVIALIEDIETRLGPIEAFVFNIGANVPCSILEETARKYFKIWEMACFSGFLNAREVAKRMVTRKRGTILFTGATAGLRGAAGFAAFAGAKHGIRALAQSMARELGPMNIHVAHVVVDGAIDTDFIRTNFPEKYATKDQDGILNPEHIAENYWYLHSQPRDAWTFELDLRPWNERW from the coding sequence ATGAATAACAAGAAGGTCGTATTGGTTGTTGGCGCTGGTGATGCCACGGGTGGAGCGATTGCCAAGCGCTTTGCCAAAGAGGGATTCGTTGCCTGTGTCACGCGGCGCAGTGCCGACAAACTGCAGCCACTGGTAGAAGCGATTGAAGCTGACGGTGGAGAAGCTCACGGCTTTGCTTGCGATGCACGCAAGGAGGAAGACGTCATCGCACTGATCGAAGATATCGAAACCCGGCTCGGCCCCATTGAAGCCTTCGTCTTCAACATCGGCGCCAACGTGCCGTGCAGCATTCTCGAAGAAACGGCTCGCAAGTATTTCAAGATTTGGGAAATGGCCTGTTTTTCCGGGTTTCTCAATGCTCGAGAGGTGGCCAAGCGAATGGTCACCCGCAAGCGCGGCACCATTCTATTCACCGGTGCCACTGCCGGACTGCGCGGGGCTGCCGGATTTGCCGCATTCGCCGGGGCCAAACACGGTATCCGCGCGCTGGCGCAAAGCATGGCGCGGGAGCTGGGGCCCATGAATATCCACGTCGCCCATGTCGTGGTCGATGGTGCGATCGATACCGACTTCATCCGCACCAATTTCCCGGAGAAATACGCCACCAAGGATCAGGACGGCATCCTCAACCCCGAACACATTGCTGAAAACTACTGGTACCTGCACAGCCAGCCACGAGACGCCTGGACGTTCGAACTGGATCTGCGTCCATGGAATGAACGCTGGTAA
- a CDS encoding TetR/AcrR family transcriptional regulator has translation MRYSASHKLETREKLLQSSALSAKKSGFSTVGVDGLMKAIGLSGAAFYSHFSSKDALFTAIVERELGQSLERLGAQGAQNRERLERCLRHYLSMAHVEQPESGCALPALGAEIARADVQVREQAELWICRLQERWAQILESDSLAWSVLSQCVGALVVARMLATPDVQRRVLTSSHDEIERQIARQS, from the coding sequence ATGCGGTACTCCGCCAGTCACAAGCTGGAAACCCGGGAGAAGCTCTTGCAGAGCAGTGCGCTGTCGGCCAAGAAATCCGGGTTTTCCACCGTTGGTGTCGATGGTTTGATGAAAGCTATCGGTTTGAGCGGGGCGGCGTTTTACAGCCACTTTTCGTCGAAGGATGCATTGTTCACGGCCATCGTCGAGAGAGAGTTGGGGCAAAGTCTTGAGCGGCTGGGCGCGCAGGGTGCGCAGAATCGCGAGCGACTGGAACGCTGTCTCAGACACTATCTAAGCATGGCTCATGTCGAGCAACCGGAGTCAGGTTGCGCCTTGCCGGCGTTGGGCGCGGAAATTGCCCGCGCTGACGTGCAAGTGCGAGAGCAGGCAGAGTTGTGGATTTGCCGGCTTCAGGAGCGTTGGGCGCAGATACTGGAGAGCGACAGCCTGGCCTGGTCAGTGTTATCGCAGTGTGTCGGCGCTTTGGTGGTCGCGCGAATGCTGGCCACGCCTGATGTTCAGCGTCGGGTGCTGACGTCCAGTCATGATGAGATTGAACGCCAGATCGCCAGGCAGTCCTGA
- the rhtA gene encoding threonine/homoserine exporter RhtA has product MNNQPHSLASMLFPVGLLLIAMASIQSGASLAKSMFPVVGAQGTTTLRLIFASMIMFLLLRPWRARLTAKSLRTVIVYGMALGGMNFLFYMSLRTVPLGIAVALEFTGPLAVAIYASRRAIDFVWIALAAAGLLLLIPTGTTTAGIDLVGAGYALGAGICWALYILFGQKAGADNGVTTAALGVMIAALFVAPIGIVHAGAALLTPSLIPIAIGVAVLSTALPYTLEMVALTRMPARTFGTLMSIEPAFGALSGLLFLQEYLTLSQWMAILCIILASVGATMTMGSAAKPAIAAD; this is encoded by the coding sequence ATGAATAACCAACCTCACTCGCTAGCCTCAATGCTGTTCCCGGTAGGCCTGCTATTAATAGCCATGGCGTCGATCCAGTCTGGAGCATCTCTGGCCAAAAGCATGTTTCCGGTGGTGGGCGCCCAAGGCACAACCACTCTGCGCCTGATTTTCGCCAGCATGATCATGTTTTTATTGCTGCGCCCATGGCGAGCCAGGCTCACAGCCAAATCCCTGCGCACTGTAATCGTTTACGGCATGGCATTGGGCGGCATGAACTTCCTCTTTTATATGTCCCTGCGCACTGTGCCATTGGGAATTGCCGTGGCCCTGGAGTTTACCGGCCCGCTTGCAGTAGCCATCTACGCGTCCCGCCGCGCTATCGATTTTGTCTGGATCGCCTTGGCCGCCGCCGGCCTCCTGCTGCTTATACCCACCGGAACGACCACCGCTGGAATCGATCTGGTCGGAGCTGGCTATGCCTTGGGAGCGGGTATCTGCTGGGCGCTGTACATTCTTTTCGGGCAGAAGGCCGGCGCTGATAACGGCGTCACAACCGCAGCGCTGGGCGTGATGATCGCGGCACTATTTGTAGCACCCATTGGTATCGTGCATGCCGGTGCGGCTCTACTGACGCCGTCGCTTATCCCTATCGCCATTGGTGTTGCTGTGTTGTCCACCGCCCTGCCCTACACCCTGGAAATGGTCGCCCTGACCCGCATGCCCGCCCGCACCTTTGGCACCTTGATGAGTATCGAGCCCGCGTTCGGCGCCCTATCAGGGCTGCTGTTTCTGCAGGAATACCTCACGCTGTCACAATGGATGGCGATCCTTTGCATTATTCTGGCTTCCGTCGGAGCGACCATGACCATGGGCAGCGCCGCCAAGCCGGCCATTGCGGCAGATTGA